In the genome of Pseudomonas protegens, one region contains:
- the yedA gene encoding drug/metabolite exporter YedA — MPGQSRFSLPLISAFFALYVIWGSTYLVIRIGVEYWPPLMLGGVRFIIAGSLMYAFLRWRGVPAPTWAQWKAAGIIGVLLLSCGNGAVTLAEHSGVTSGVAALAVATVPLFTLLCGYFWGARNTRLEWAGIILGMIGIGMLNLGSNLQSSPLGAALLLFAAAAWAFGSVWSRHLPLPQGAMASAAEMLVGGVVLMIGSALSGEHLDAMPPLEGWLALAYLAGFGSIIAFNAYMYLLKHVRPAAATSYAYVNPAVAVLLGIVFVGETIGIEEALAMLVIISAVVLIGLPQWRKPKAAPQQEVV; from the coding sequence ATGCCCGGCCAAAGCCGTTTTTCCTTGCCGTTGATCAGCGCTTTTTTCGCCTTGTACGTGATCTGGGGGTCGACCTACCTGGTGATCCGCATTGGCGTCGAGTACTGGCCGCCGCTGATGCTCGGCGGTGTGCGTTTCATCATCGCCGGCAGCCTGATGTACGCCTTCCTGCGCTGGCGCGGAGTGCCGGCACCGACCTGGGCGCAATGGAAGGCCGCCGGGATCATCGGCGTGTTGCTGCTCAGTTGCGGCAACGGCGCGGTGACGCTGGCCGAACACTCCGGGGTGACCTCTGGAGTGGCGGCCCTGGCGGTGGCCACGGTGCCTTTGTTCACTTTGCTCTGCGGCTATTTCTGGGGCGCACGCAACACCCGTCTGGAGTGGGCCGGGATCATCCTAGGGATGATCGGCATCGGCATGCTCAACCTGGGTTCCAACCTGCAATCGAGTCCGCTGGGCGCCGCCTTGCTGCTGTTCGCCGCGGCGGCCTGGGCCTTCGGTTCGGTGTGGAGCAGGCACCTGCCGCTGCCCCAGGGGGCCATGGCCAGCGCCGCGGAAATGCTCGTCGGTGGCGTGGTGCTGATGATCGGCAGCGCCTTGAGCGGCGAGCACCTGGACGCCATGCCGCCCCTTGAAGGCTGGTTGGCGTTGGCCTATCTGGCCGGCTTCGGGTCGATCATCGCCTTCAACGCCTACATGTACCTGCTCAAGCACGTGCGGCCGGCCGCGGCCACCAGCTATGCCTACGTCAATCCGGCGGTGGCGGTGCTGCTGGGGATCGTCTTTGTCGGTGAAACCATCGGCATCGAGGAGGCCCTGGCCATGCTGGTGATCATCAGCGCGGTGGTGCTGATCGGCCTGCCTCAGTGGCGCAAGCCGAAAGCCGCTCCTCAGCAAGAGGTTGTCTGA
- a CDS encoding YciC family protein — protein sequence MTPLDVLRDSFYFFQRNFGRIAQLCLPLVFLEALLQQGVSSALGENAFPGSSVVVGLLLYPLYTGALILFLDARTRGLSPRNRDLWAMALSLWPRFALLTAVSTLLILLGLSLYFLPGLWLMVVLAFAEYLLVLKGLAPLAAIKESLRLSRGHFLRILLCIMAVMAPLWLLKGASEAAYPEPHNPILTLALDSAYSFLQLFTSVVLFRLFMLISEQADKR from the coding sequence ATGACTCCGTTAGATGTTCTGCGCGACTCGTTCTATTTTTTCCAGCGCAACTTCGGCCGCATCGCCCAGCTGTGCCTGCCTCTGGTGTTTTTGGAGGCGCTGCTGCAGCAGGGCGTGAGCAGCGCCCTGGGCGAGAATGCCTTCCCTGGCTCCAGCGTGGTGGTGGGCCTCTTGCTGTATCCGCTGTACACCGGCGCGCTGATCCTGTTTCTCGATGCCCGCACCCGGGGGCTGTCGCCACGCAACCGCGACCTGTGGGCCATGGCCCTGAGCCTGTGGCCGCGCTTCGCCCTGCTGACCGCAGTCAGCACGCTGCTGATTCTGCTTGGGCTGTCGCTGTATTTCCTGCCGGGGCTGTGGCTGATGGTGGTGCTGGCCTTCGCCGAATACCTGCTGGTGCTCAAGGGCCTCGCGCCCCTGGCGGCGATCAAGGAAAGCCTGCGCCTGAGCCGCGGGCATTTCCTGCGCATCCTGTTGTGCATCATGGCGGTCATGGCGCCGTTGTGGCTGCTCAAGGGGGCGAGCGAGGCCGCCTATCCCGAACCGCACAACCCGATCCTGACCCTGGCCCTGGACAGTGCCTACAGCTTCCTGCAGCTGTTCACCAGCGTGGTGCTGTTCCGCCTGTTCATGCTGATCAGCGAGCAAGCGGACAAGCGCTGA
- a CDS encoding endonuclease/exonuclease/phosphatase family protein — translation MTRLLRITLLSLILIGLVLASLIYSLTWRPQPKETLAVSCSAQAAPLVPGQALKVMTWNLQYLAGKRYVFWNDQARGEDERPTLEDMAFSLDEVARVIRDEQPDLVLLQEVDNGAKASAYQDQLKLLQERVTDLYPCSTQAYDWKADFVPSPHIFGSVGRQLATLSRYRIEHAERLQLPVAPQSLISRQFQPKDALLLSYLPLSDGGQLAVLNTHLERAQQADDTHQKQVTAIAKVLDKLESRGTPWLIGGDFNLLPLGQYQRLSDAQRAPYNVDSPLHLLWDKYPMIPSNTQASGVDRARWLTHYPNDPSLDGPDRTVDYLFYSPRLKRVESRVRQDDTLRISDHLPVLARFLLPAQ, via the coding sequence ATGACCCGTCTACTGCGCATCACCCTGTTGAGCCTGATACTGATCGGCCTGGTGCTGGCCAGCCTGATCTACAGCCTGACCTGGCGCCCACAGCCCAAGGAAACCCTCGCGGTCAGTTGCAGCGCCCAGGCCGCTCCGCTGGTGCCGGGCCAGGCGCTCAAGGTGATGACCTGGAACCTGCAATACCTGGCCGGCAAGCGCTACGTGTTCTGGAACGACCAGGCCCGGGGCGAGGATGAACGCCCGACCTTGGAAGACATGGCCTTCAGCCTCGACGAGGTGGCCCGGGTGATCCGCGACGAACAGCCGGACCTGGTGCTGCTACAGGAAGTGGACAATGGCGCCAAGGCCAGCGCCTACCAGGATCAGCTGAAACTGCTGCAGGAGCGGGTCACCGATCTCTATCCCTGCAGCACCCAGGCTTACGACTGGAAGGCCGATTTCGTACCCTCCCCGCATATCTTCGGCAGCGTCGGCCGGCAACTGGCGACCCTCAGCCGCTACCGCATCGAACACGCCGAGCGCCTGCAATTGCCGGTTGCCCCACAGTCGCTCATCAGCCGGCAGTTCCAGCCCAAGGACGCCCTGCTCCTGAGCTACCTGCCCCTGAGCGACGGCGGCCAACTGGCGGTGCTCAATACCCACCTGGAGCGTGCACAGCAAGCCGACGACACACACCAGAAGCAGGTGACGGCCATTGCCAAGGTGCTGGACAAACTGGAGAGCCGCGGCACGCCCTGGCTGATTGGCGGCGACTTCAACCTGCTGCCCCTGGGCCAGTACCAACGCCTGAGCGACGCACAGCGCGCGCCCTACAACGTCGACAGTCCGCTGCACCTGCTGTGGGACAAGTACCCGATGATCCCCAGCAACACCCAGGCCAGCGGCGTCGACCGGGCGCGGTGGCTGACCCACTACCCCAACGACCCGAGCCTCGACGGCCCGGATCGCACGGTGGACTACCTGTTCTACAGCCCGCGCTTGAAACGGGTCGAATCCCGGGTGCGCCAGGACGATACCCTGCGCATCTCCGATCACTTGCCGGTGCTGGCCCGCTTCCTGCTGCCGGCCCAGTAA
- the hrpB gene encoding ATP-dependent helicase HrpB yields the protein MNSLPIDEVLPALREALAARHEAVLEAPPGAGKTTRVPLALLDQDWLAGQTILMLEPRRLAARAAAERLASELGEKVGETVGYRIRLDSKVGPRTRIEVVTEGILTRRLQDDPALEGVGLLIFDEFHERSLDADLALALSLNGRELFRDQQPLKILLMSATLEGERLSTLLGDAPILRSEGRMFPVTQRWGRPFQPGEFIEPRVVQTVLEALHDESGSLLVFLPGQAEIRRVHQQLADALGPRGDILLCPLHGELDLAAQRAAIDPAPTGQRKVVLATNIAETSLTINGVRVVVDAGLARVPRFDPGSGMTRLDTQRISRASATQRAGRAGRLEPGVCYRLWSADQQEQLAAYASAEILQADLAGLALQLARWGVAPNQLVWLDAPPSAAYAQAQDLLLRLGALNDDGTLTRHGQAMAELPAHPRIAHLLLRGQSLGLAQMACDVAALLGERDILRGAGADLHSRLVLLSGEERAARGAQGGVQRARQLSRQYRGYLRGQPEAAVADPEHPRWLGALLALAYPDRVAQQRRPGGAEYRLANGRAALFSETDNLMKQPWLVIADLGSRQGQREERIYLAADFDPALFDGVLAEQVRNVDQLDWDEREGVLRAERQRKVGELVLSREPLSGLDESARCRALVHLVRRKGLELLPWTPELRQWQARVMLLRQLDLADKDQSQWPDVSDGALLAGLEQWLQPYLGKVSRLSHFANLELASIVHNLLPWPLPQRLDELAPHHLTVPSGSSIRLDYSEQPPILAVRLQELFGLSDTPRIAGGRQAVKLHLLSPARRPVQVTQDLANFWRSTYAEVKKDLKGRYPKHYWPDDPLIAEATARVKPRK from the coding sequence ATGAATTCTTTGCCAATTGATGAAGTTTTGCCTGCACTGCGCGAGGCCTTGGCGGCGCGCCACGAAGCGGTGCTCGAAGCCCCGCCCGGGGCCGGCAAGACTACCCGCGTGCCCCTGGCGCTTCTGGACCAGGACTGGCTGGCCGGACAGACCATCCTCATGCTCGAACCCCGGCGCCTGGCGGCCCGTGCCGCCGCCGAGCGCCTGGCCAGTGAACTGGGGGAAAAAGTCGGGGAAACCGTGGGCTACCGCATCCGCCTGGACAGCAAGGTCGGCCCGCGCACCCGCATCGAAGTGGTCACCGAAGGCATTCTCACCCGCCGCCTGCAGGACGATCCGGCCCTGGAAGGGGTGGGGCTGCTGATCTTCGACGAATTCCACGAGCGCAGCCTGGACGCCGATCTGGCCCTGGCACTGAGCCTCAATGGCCGGGAGCTGTTCCGTGACCAGCAGCCGCTGAAGATCCTGTTGATGTCGGCGACCCTGGAGGGCGAGCGGCTGTCCACGCTGCTGGGCGATGCGCCGATCCTGCGCAGCGAAGGACGCATGTTCCCGGTGACCCAGCGCTGGGGCCGCCCGTTCCAGCCCGGCGAGTTCATCGAGCCGCGAGTGGTGCAGACGGTTCTGGAAGCCCTCCATGATGAAAGCGGCAGCCTGCTGGTGTTTCTCCCCGGGCAGGCGGAGATCCGTCGGGTCCATCAGCAACTGGCCGATGCCCTGGGTCCGCGCGGCGATATCCTGCTGTGCCCGTTGCACGGCGAGCTGGACCTGGCGGCCCAGCGCGCCGCCATCGACCCGGCCCCGACGGGCCAGCGCAAAGTGGTGCTGGCCACCAACATTGCCGAAACCAGCCTGACCATCAACGGTGTACGGGTGGTGGTGGACGCCGGACTGGCCCGGGTCCCGCGCTTCGACCCCGGCAGCGGCATGACCCGTCTCGACACCCAGCGCATCTCTCGCGCCAGCGCCACCCAGCGTGCCGGTCGGGCCGGGCGCCTGGAACCTGGGGTGTGTTATCGCTTGTGGTCCGCCGATCAACAGGAGCAATTGGCCGCCTATGCCAGCGCGGAGATCCTCCAGGCCGACCTGGCTGGCCTGGCCCTGCAATTGGCGCGCTGGGGCGTGGCACCGAACCAGCTGGTTTGGCTGGATGCACCGCCCAGCGCCGCTTATGCACAGGCCCAGGATCTGCTACTGCGCCTGGGAGCGCTCAACGACGACGGCACATTGACCCGCCACGGCCAGGCCATGGCCGAGTTGCCGGCCCACCCGCGCATTGCCCACTTGCTGTTGCGCGGCCAGTCCCTGGGGCTGGCGCAGATGGCCTGTGACGTCGCGGCGCTACTGGGGGAGCGGGACATTCTGCGGGGTGCCGGGGCCGATCTGCACAGTCGCCTGGTGCTGCTTTCGGGAGAGGAGCGGGCGGCCCGCGGAGCCCAGGGCGGGGTACAGCGAGCACGGCAGCTATCGCGGCAGTACCGTGGCTACCTGCGAGGGCAGCCCGAGGCGGCCGTCGCCGATCCCGAGCATCCGCGCTGGCTCGGGGCCTTGCTGGCCCTGGCCTATCCCGACCGCGTGGCCCAGCAGCGGCGTCCCGGTGGTGCCGAGTATCGGCTGGCCAACGGCCGCGCGGCGCTGTTCAGCGAAACCGACAACCTGATGAAGCAGCCCTGGCTGGTGATCGCCGACTTGGGCAGTCGTCAGGGCCAGCGTGAGGAGCGCATCTACCTGGCGGCGGATTTCGATCCGGCGCTGTTCGATGGCGTGCTGGCGGAGCAGGTGCGCAACGTCGACCAGCTGGATTGGGACGAGCGTGAAGGCGTGCTGCGGGCCGAGCGCCAACGCAAGGTCGGTGAACTGGTACTCAGCCGCGAGCCCCTCAGCGGCCTGGACGAGTCGGCCCGTTGCCGGGCCCTGGTCCATCTGGTGCGGCGCAAGGGACTGGAGCTGTTGCCCTGGACCCCGGAACTGCGCCAGTGGCAGGCCCGGGTGATGTTGTTGCGGCAACTGGATCTGGCGGACAAGGACCAGAGCCAATGGCCGGATGTCAGCGATGGCGCCTTGCTCGCAGGCCTGGAGCAATGGCTGCAACCCTACCTGGGCAAGGTGTCGCGCCTCAGTCATTTTGCCAACCTGGAGCTGGCCAGCATCGTTCACAACCTGCTGCCCTGGCCGCTGCCCCAGCGCCTGGACGAACTCGCTCCGCACCACCTGACGGTGCCTTCGGGGTCTTCGATCCGCCTGGACTACAGCGAGCAGCCGCCGATCCTGGCCGTGCGCCTGCAGGAGTTGTTCGGTCTGTCGGACACCCCGCGGATCGCCGGGGGGCGCCAGGCGGTCAAGTTGCACCTGTTGTCGCCGGCGCGGCGTCCGGTGCAGGTCACCCAGGACCTGGCCAACTTCTGGCGCAGCACCTACGCCGAGGTCAAGAAGGACCTCAAGGGGCGCTATCCCAAGCACTACTGGCCGGATGACCCGCTGATCGCCGAGGCGACGGCCCGGGTCAAACCGCGCAAATAG
- a CDS encoding Lrp/AsnC family transcriptional regulator, whose product MDKYDRLLLASLLENGRASYAELARKVNLSAPAVAERVAKLEASGVITGYQAKVDMAKVGLPIQCVIELRLAQHGNQKNYDELIKIPQLTECHRVTGDPCVIMQAAVGSMPELEELINRVAQFGFSKTSIVLSSAIERRVPLGQLENNGK is encoded by the coding sequence ATGGACAAATACGACCGCCTACTCCTGGCCAGCCTGCTGGAAAACGGCCGGGCGAGTTACGCCGAGCTGGCGCGCAAGGTCAACCTCTCGGCGCCGGCGGTGGCCGAGCGCGTGGCCAAGCTGGAGGCCAGCGGCGTGATCACCGGCTACCAGGCCAAGGTCGACATGGCCAAGGTCGGGCTGCCGATCCAATGCGTGATCGAACTGCGCCTGGCCCAGCACGGCAACCAGAAGAACTACGACGAGCTGATCAAGATCCCCCAGCTCACCGAATGCCATCGGGTGACCGGCGATCCCTGCGTGATCATGCAGGCTGCCGTGGGCTCGATGCCGGAGCTGGAGGAACTGATCAACCGTGTGGCCCAGTTCGGTTTCAGCAAGACCTCCATCGTGCTGTCCAGCGCCATCGAACGGCGTGTCCCTCTGGGGCAACTGGAAAACAACGGCAAGTAA
- a CDS encoding alpha/beta hydrolase family protein: MRKFALSAWMLAGLCLHLPLVHAAELIGFREVTLADASQQRPLHVALWYPTTATAPLLPSAENPIFQGVATIKDAAPSGSAHPLVVLSHGYRGNWRNLSWLVSSLVDQGYIVAAPDHPGTTTFDQRPAEAAKLWERPRDLSRVIDKLTLDNTLAGPVDPQRIAAIGHSLGGWTVTALAGARYSPQRYLEECRLHPNPRLCHIAPELGITAHNQGPLSADLRDPRVKAVVALDLGFARGFTPESLSTLHTPVLVLGAGVNIADMPVEEESGYLNAHLASPPSHYEVLANASHFSFMQVCKPGAVALLKEEAPGDEIICRDGDAGDRQDIHRQVARLISDFLDQKLAGQPPAG, from the coding sequence ATGCGCAAATTTGCCCTGTCCGCATGGATGCTAGCGGGCCTTTGCCTGCACCTGCCCCTGGTGCATGCCGCCGAACTCATCGGCTTTCGTGAAGTGACGCTGGCGGACGCCAGTCAGCAGCGCCCCCTGCATGTCGCCCTCTGGTATCCCACCACGGCCACCGCCCCCCTCCTGCCATCGGCTGAAAACCCGATTTTCCAGGGTGTAGCGACCATCAAGGATGCCGCGCCTAGCGGCTCTGCCCATCCGCTGGTGGTGCTGTCCCACGGCTATCGTGGCAACTGGCGCAATCTCAGCTGGCTGGTATCGAGCCTGGTGGACCAAGGCTATATCGTCGCGGCTCCCGACCATCCGGGCACCACCACATTCGACCAGCGCCCTGCAGAAGCCGCCAAGCTCTGGGAACGCCCGCGCGACCTGAGCCGGGTCATCGACAAGCTCACCCTCGATAACACCCTGGCCGGCCCGGTCGACCCGCAGCGCATCGCCGCCATCGGCCACTCCCTGGGCGGCTGGACGGTCACCGCGCTGGCCGGTGCCCGCTACAGCCCGCAACGTTACCTGGAGGAGTGCCGGCTGCATCCCAATCCACGCCTTTGCCACATAGCACCGGAACTGGGGATCACCGCGCACAATCAAGGCCCGCTGAGCGCCGATCTGCGGGACCCGCGAGTCAAGGCCGTCGTTGCGCTGGACCTGGGGTTCGCCCGTGGTTTTACCCCCGAGAGTTTGTCGACGCTGCACACACCGGTCCTGGTCCTGGGGGCCGGAGTGAACATCGCGGACATGCCCGTGGAGGAAGAGTCGGGCTATCTGAACGCCCATCTGGCGTCCCCGCCTTCGCACTATGAGGTCCTGGCCAATGCCAGCCACTTCAGCTTCATGCAAGTCTGCAAGCCAGGCGCCGTGGCCCTGCTCAAGGAAGAGGCACCTGGGGACGAGATTATCTGCCGCGATGGCGATGCCGGTGATCGCCAGGACATCCACCGGCAGGTGGCAAGGCTGATCAGCGACTTTCTGGATCAGAAGCTTGCCGGCCAACCACCGGCAGGCTGA
- a CDS encoding NYN domain-containing protein, which translates to MKKIAVFADVQNLYYTVRQAYGCHFNYAALWADISKQGQIVQAYAYAIDRGDSKQQQFQQILRNLGFTVKLKPYIQRSDGSAKGDWDVGITIDIMDAAAQVDEVVLASGDGDFDLLLERIIHKHGVSAVAYGVPGLTANSLIRAATRYVPIEGALLLKS; encoded by the coding sequence GTGAAAAAAATCGCTGTGTTCGCCGATGTCCAGAACCTCTACTACACCGTTCGCCAGGCCTATGGTTGTCACTTCAACTACGCCGCGCTGTGGGCGGATATCAGCAAGCAGGGGCAGATCGTCCAAGCCTATGCCTATGCCATCGATCGCGGTGACAGCAAGCAGCAGCAGTTTCAGCAGATCCTGCGCAACCTTGGCTTCACGGTAAAACTCAAACCCTACATCCAGCGCAGCGACGGCTCGGCCAAGGGCGACTGGGACGTGGGCATCACCATCGACATCATGGACGCCGCCGCCCAGGTCGACGAAGTGGTGCTGGCCTCCGGCGACGGTGACTTCGACCTGCTGCTTGAACGCATCATCCACAAGCACGGAGTCAGCGCGGTGGCTTACGGCGTGCCGGGCCTGACCGCCAATTCGCTGATTCGCGCCGCCACGCGCTATGTGCCGATCGAAGGCGCTTTGCTGCTCAAGAGCTGA
- a CDS encoding DUF2076 domain-containing protein → MNSEEQTLIDGLFSRLQQAETDSAPRDAQAEARIKEHLTRQPAAGYFMTQAILVQEAALKSLDQQNKQLTQQVQQLQAELQQARSQAAAPAPAASGGFLSSIFGGSREPQPAPAPAPSVAPASGGGWREPSRSSFGAPAQQNFGAPQQNYAPPPAAPAAAGSGFLGGALKTAAGVAGGVMLAQGISSLFHSNQQPQEIVEVIKEEPAPASDNSGWGNDDQRLANNDSWGNNDQGGFSNADYDSDDDSFV, encoded by the coding sequence ATGAACAGCGAAGAGCAAACCCTGATCGATGGACTGTTTTCACGGTTGCAGCAAGCCGAAACGGATTCAGCCCCGCGTGATGCCCAGGCCGAGGCGCGGATCAAGGAGCATCTGACCCGCCAGCCTGCGGCCGGGTATTTCATGACCCAGGCGATCCTGGTGCAGGAGGCTGCCCTGAAAAGCCTCGACCAGCAGAACAAGCAACTGACCCAGCAAGTGCAGCAATTGCAGGCCGAACTGCAACAGGCCCGGTCCCAGGCGGCCGCGCCGGCTCCGGCGGCGAGCGGCGGTTTCCTGTCGAGCATCTTCGGTGGCTCCCGCGAGCCGCAGCCGGCTCCCGCGCCGGCCCCGAGCGTGGCGCCAGCCTCCGGCGGCGGCTGGCGCGAGCCGTCGCGTTCTTCCTTTGGCGCCCCTGCCCAGCAGAACTTTGGCGCCCCGCAGCAGAACTATGCGCCACCACCGGCGGCCCCGGCCGCGGCCGGTAGCGGCTTCCTGGGTGGCGCCCTGAAAACCGCGGCCGGCGTGGCCGGCGGGGTGATGCTGGCGCAGGGCATCAGCAGCCTGTTCCACAGCAATCAGCAACCCCAGGAAATCGTCGAAGTCATCAAGGAAGAACCGGCCCCGGCCAGCGACAACAGCGGCTGGGGCAATGACGATCAGCGGCTGGCCAACAACGATTCCTGGGGCAACAACGACCAGGGCGGCTTCAGCAACGCCGACTACGACAGCGACGACGACTCCTTCGTCTGA
- a CDS encoding DUF6515 family protein, translated as MKSRIWRLAGVGVLCVSVSAQALADERDDRRPPQQGAPSGGQHEHPPQGRGEGNQGRPESPAERAQPAPQPRPQNEIIRGENSRQFEHNGQNPGGQWQNRPQHDPNPQSRPAPAPQQQPQAAPSLPIQGRPDTVRQTQEPQRGYYQDIPRRNDYNQHWQAGGPGSRPDYGRPNDHRWPGRPDGHGNGWGPGPQYRPGYVIDRFPERNYRVPYRGQDYFFSGGYWYRPQGSRYVVVHPPYGIRVGYLPDYAREIWIGSALFFLAAGAYYSYEADTQQYVVVEPPVGAPPPDQQQAGNGYDVLAYPVNGQSPQQIDQDRYDCYRWAVQQSGFDPASATYQPAPQVVQAYRQAQGNCLSSRGYQVTY; from the coding sequence ATGAAGTCGCGCATCTGGCGTTTGGCAGGTGTTGGTGTGTTGTGCGTGAGCGTCAGCGCGCAAGCGCTCGCCGATGAGCGAGACGATAGACGGCCGCCCCAGCAGGGAGCGCCTTCCGGCGGGCAGCACGAGCATCCCCCGCAAGGCCGTGGAGAAGGCAATCAGGGCCGTCCGGAGAGCCCGGCGGAACGCGCGCAACCTGCTCCGCAGCCGCGGCCGCAGAATGAAATCATTCGTGGCGAGAACAGCCGTCAGTTCGAACACAATGGACAGAACCCGGGCGGGCAGTGGCAGAACCGCCCCCAGCATGATCCCAACCCGCAAAGCCGGCCTGCACCGGCGCCGCAACAACAGCCGCAGGCAGCGCCCAGCCTGCCGATCCAGGGGCGGCCCGACACCGTGCGCCAGACCCAGGAGCCCCAGCGTGGCTACTACCAGGACATTCCCCGGCGCAACGACTACAACCAGCACTGGCAAGCCGGCGGGCCGGGTTCGCGCCCGGATTATGGCCGCCCCAATGATCATCGCTGGCCAGGGCGTCCCGATGGACATGGCAACGGTTGGGGCCCGGGACCGCAGTACCGCCCGGGCTACGTGATCGACCGTTTCCCCGAGCGCAATTACCGGGTGCCGTACCGTGGCCAGGATTACTTTTTCTCGGGGGGCTACTGGTATCGCCCACAGGGCTCACGCTATGTGGTGGTGCATCCACCCTATGGCATTCGAGTGGGTTACCTGCCCGATTACGCGCGGGAAATCTGGATCGGCAGCGCGCTGTTCTTTCTTGCCGCCGGGGCCTACTACAGCTACGAAGCGGACACCCAGCAGTATGTCGTGGTCGAACCGCCCGTGGGCGCGCCGCCGCCGGATCAACAGCAGGCTGGCAATGGCTATGACGTTCTGGCTTACCCGGTCAATGGCCAGTCGCCGCAGCAGATCGATCAGGATCGCTACGACTGCTATCGCTGGGCGGTGCAGCAGAGTGGCTTCGATCCGGCCAGCGCGACCTATCAGCCCGCCCCGCAAGTGGTGCAGGCCTACCGCCAGGCCCAGGGCAACTGCCTGAGCTCACGGGGGTATCAGGTCACTTACTGA
- a CDS encoding cation diffusion facilitator family transporter: MIGNPEHARLLRLATRASVTVAGILIVTKAIAWWLSGSVSMLAGLTDSVLDGFTSLLNLLAVHYALRPADDDHRYGHGKAESLAGMAQALFIAGSAVLIAFQAFERLQHPEPVGAPWLSIGVIGLSLVLTVALLILQHRVIRETGSNAVRADSLHYRSDLLLNGSILLALVLAAFGWHQVDAWFGLGIAVYILWSAIQIARESFSVLMDEELPADVSQHMLELACGVPGVLGAHDLRTRISGSHWFVQLHLELPGDLSLSVAHAISDQAADAIHQAYPRAEVLVHADPQEVVEAARAQ, from the coding sequence ATGATTGGCAACCCGGAACATGCTCGCCTCCTGCGCCTGGCCACCCGCGCCTCGGTCACTGTCGCCGGCATCCTGATTGTGACCAAGGCGATCGCCTGGTGGCTCAGCGGCTCGGTGAGCATGCTGGCGGGCCTGACCGACTCGGTGCTCGACGGCTTCACCTCGCTGCTCAATCTGTTGGCGGTGCATTACGCCCTGCGTCCGGCCGATGATGATCACCGCTACGGCCACGGCAAGGCCGAGTCCCTGGCGGGCATGGCCCAGGCGCTGTTCATCGCCGGCAGTGCGGTGCTGATTGCCTTTCAGGCGTTCGAGCGCCTGCAGCACCCGGAACCGGTGGGCGCGCCCTGGCTGAGCATCGGGGTGATCGGGCTCTCACTGGTGCTGACCGTGGCGCTGCTGATCCTGCAGCATCGGGTGATCCGTGAAACCGGCTCCAACGCGGTTCGGGCCGATTCCCTGCACTACCGCTCCGACCTGCTGCTCAATGGCAGCATCCTCCTGGCCCTGGTACTGGCGGCCTTCGGCTGGCATCAGGTGGATGCCTGGTTCGGCCTGGGGATCGCCGTCTACATTCTCTGGAGCGCGATCCAGATCGCCCGGGAAAGCTTCTCGGTGCTGATGGACGAGGAGCTGCCCGCCGATGTCAGCCAGCACATGCTGGAGCTGGCCTGCGGTGTGCCGGGGGTGCTCGGTGCCCATGACTTGCGCACGCGGATTTCCGGCAGCCACTGGTTCGTCCAACTGCATCTGGAACTGCCCGGCGACCTGAGCCTGTCGGTGGCCCACGCCATCAGCGATCAGGCCGCCGACGCGATCCACCAGGCCTATCCCCGGGCCGAAGTGCTGGTACACGCCGATCCACAGGAAGTGGTCGAGGCCGCCAGGGCTCAGTAA
- a CDS encoding PolC-type DNA polymerase III — translation MERIAVIDFETTGISPSSSCRATEIAVVILEQGRIVERYQSLMNAGVRVPGFIEQLTGISNAMLRSAPSAEQVMNEVNEFVGTTPLLAHNAAFDQKFWDFELGRIKRTRLQNFACSLLLARRLMPAAPNHKLGTLTTFAGLPHTGQAHRAMADAEMAANLVAHLAGELRHKHGVRELSHDFLCKLQKVPAAKIPEHLKRQRGF, via the coding sequence TTGGAACGTATTGCCGTCATCGACTTTGAAACCACCGGGATCTCGCCGAGCAGCAGTTGCCGGGCCACGGAAATCGCCGTGGTTATCCTTGAACAGGGGCGCATCGTCGAGCGTTACCAGAGCCTGATGAATGCCGGGGTGCGGGTGCCGGGCTTTATCGAACAGCTGACCGGCATCAGCAACGCCATGCTGCGCAGCGCGCCGTCGGCGGAGCAGGTGATGAACGAGGTCAACGAATTCGTCGGCACCACGCCGTTGCTGGCGCATAACGCGGCGTTCGACCAGAAGTTCTGGGATTTCGAGCTGGGGCGGATCAAGCGCACCCGTTTGCAGAACTTTGCCTGTTCCCTGCTGCTGGCCCGGCGGCTGATGCCGGCGGCGCCGAACCACAAGCTGGGCACCCTGACCACATTCGCCGGCTTGCCCCACACCGGTCAGGCGCACCGGGCCATGGCCGATGCGGAAATGGCCGCCAACCTGGTGGCGCACCTGGCAGGTGAGCTACGCCACAAGCATGGCGTGCGTGAACTGTCCCACGACTTCCTTTGCAAGTTGCAGAAGGTCCCGGCTGCCAAGATTCCCGAGCACCTCAAGCGCCAGCGCGGTTTCTGA